From one Ctenopharyngodon idella isolate HZGC_01 chromosome 15, HZGC01, whole genome shotgun sequence genomic stretch:
- the LOC127496057 gene encoding zona pellucida-like domain-containing protein 1 isoform X1, with protein MFCLCSTAGMMLCLCLCALALVLQPVHSAYNCSSVYNRVPDNNDLVVHCGASMILLEVNLCTADWAGFDPNGLALNGERNNAECRGTIDTTVDPPVIRYQLAVNHSQENPCRQSLQIVDEVPSSSGPFGMFSSIQSVIITGYIDTPSSAEGLISYSTDLYYHFSCRYPLEYLINNTQIVASSVSVATSDNNGTFIDTLSISVFNSTDFTTPLVVPPTGLELRSKVYVEVKAVNLTGNFHLLLDHCFATPSPYNQTNKQQHNFFTGCVVEDRTAVLYNGFSKFARFSFEAFRFVEHRDQEKSTIYLHCILRLCEPNKCQELLNSCSSNRTRQRRALEPYGSQAKESATVSVGPVYTAALKNDVPTASAYGGSEPLNRDNMNVAGVVVGVIFATGGAVLMVMAGWFVLKKFFWAGGLPRAFH; from the exons ATGTTCTGCCTTTGTTCCACAGCAGGAATGATGCTGTGCCTTTGCTTATGTGCACTGGCTCTCGTTCTGCAGCCTGTTCACTCGGCCTATAACTGCTCCTCGGTGTATAACAGGGTTCCAG ACAACAATGATCTGGTGGTACACTGTGGCGCAAGCATGATCCTTCTGGAGGTAAACCTGTGCACCGCAGATTGGGCAGGCTTTGACCCCAATGGCCTGGCCCTGAACGGGGAGCGCAATAACGCCGAGTGCAGGGGCACTATCGACACCACTGTGGACCCACCTGTCATCCGCTACCAGCTGGCAGTCAACCATAGCCAGGAGAACCCATGTAGACAATCTCTGCAg ATTGTGGATGAGGTGCCCAGCTCCTCTGGTCCATTCGGCATGTTCTCCAGCATTCAGTCGGTCATTATCACAGGATACATTGATACACCCAGCTCCGCAGAGGGCCTCATCAGTTACTCCACAGACCTCTACTATCACTTCTCTTGCCGTTATCCACTGGAATATCTTATCAACAACACTCAGATCGTAGC GTCATCAGTGTCAGTGGCCACCAGTGACAACAATGGAACTTTCATTGACACTCTCAGCATAAGTGTCTTCAAT AGCACAGATTTTACCACGCCTTTGGTGGTTCCGCCTACTGGATTAGAGCTGCGCAGTAAAGTCTATGTTGAAGTAAAAGCTGTCAATCTCACTGGAAA TTTTCATTTGTTGCTGGACCACTGTTTTGCAACCCCATCACCTTATAATCAAACcaacaaacaacagcacaacTTTTTCACAGG ATGCGTTGTAGAGGATCGGACAGCGGTGCTTTATAATGGGTTTTCCAAGTTTGCCCGATTTTCATTCGAAGCCTTCCGCTTTGTGGAGCACCGTGATCAAGAAAAGTCTACTATATACCTGCACTGCATACTGCGACTTTGCGAGCCCAACAAGTGCCAAGAATTACTTAAT TCTTGCAGCTCTAATAGAACACGACAGCGAAGGGCCCTAGAACCTTACGGATCACAAGCCAAAGAATCTGCCACGGTGTCTGTGGGTCCTGTATACACCGCAGCCCTGA AGAATGATGTTCCCACTGCATCGGCCTATG GAGGCAGTGAGCCATTGAACAGGGACAATATGAACGTGGCTGGAGTGGTAGTGGGGGTCATTTTTGCCACCGGCGGTGCTGTGTTGATGGTTATGGCTGGATGGTTTGTGCTGAAGAAGTTTTTCTGGGCCGGTGGTCTGCCTCGGGCTTTCCACTAA
- the LOC127496057 gene encoding zona pellucida-like domain-containing protein 1 isoform X2: MMLCLCLCALALVLQPVHSAYNCSSVYNRVPDNNDLVVHCGASMILLEVNLCTADWAGFDPNGLALNGERNNAECRGTIDTTVDPPVIRYQLAVNHSQENPCRQSLQIVDEVPSSSGPFGMFSSIQSVIITGYIDTPSSAEGLISYSTDLYYHFSCRYPLEYLINNTQIVASSVSVATSDNNGTFIDTLSISVFNSTDFTTPLVVPPTGLELRSKVYVEVKAVNLTGNFHLLLDHCFATPSPYNQTNKQQHNFFTGCVVEDRTAVLYNGFSKFARFSFEAFRFVEHRDQEKSTIYLHCILRLCEPNKCQELLNSCSSNRTRQRRALEPYGSQAKESATVSVGPVYTAALKNDVPTASAYGGSEPLNRDNMNVAGVVVGVIFATGGAVLMVMAGWFVLKKFFWAGGLPRAFH, translated from the exons ATGATGCTGTGCCTTTGCTTATGTGCACTGGCTCTCGTTCTGCAGCCTGTTCACTCGGCCTATAACTGCTCCTCGGTGTATAACAGGGTTCCAG ACAACAATGATCTGGTGGTACACTGTGGCGCAAGCATGATCCTTCTGGAGGTAAACCTGTGCACCGCAGATTGGGCAGGCTTTGACCCCAATGGCCTGGCCCTGAACGGGGAGCGCAATAACGCCGAGTGCAGGGGCACTATCGACACCACTGTGGACCCACCTGTCATCCGCTACCAGCTGGCAGTCAACCATAGCCAGGAGAACCCATGTAGACAATCTCTGCAg ATTGTGGATGAGGTGCCCAGCTCCTCTGGTCCATTCGGCATGTTCTCCAGCATTCAGTCGGTCATTATCACAGGATACATTGATACACCCAGCTCCGCAGAGGGCCTCATCAGTTACTCCACAGACCTCTACTATCACTTCTCTTGCCGTTATCCACTGGAATATCTTATCAACAACACTCAGATCGTAGC GTCATCAGTGTCAGTGGCCACCAGTGACAACAATGGAACTTTCATTGACACTCTCAGCATAAGTGTCTTCAAT AGCACAGATTTTACCACGCCTTTGGTGGTTCCGCCTACTGGATTAGAGCTGCGCAGTAAAGTCTATGTTGAAGTAAAAGCTGTCAATCTCACTGGAAA TTTTCATTTGTTGCTGGACCACTGTTTTGCAACCCCATCACCTTATAATCAAACcaacaaacaacagcacaacTTTTTCACAGG ATGCGTTGTAGAGGATCGGACAGCGGTGCTTTATAATGGGTTTTCCAAGTTTGCCCGATTTTCATTCGAAGCCTTCCGCTTTGTGGAGCACCGTGATCAAGAAAAGTCTACTATATACCTGCACTGCATACTGCGACTTTGCGAGCCCAACAAGTGCCAAGAATTACTTAAT TCTTGCAGCTCTAATAGAACACGACAGCGAAGGGCCCTAGAACCTTACGGATCACAAGCCAAAGAATCTGCCACGGTGTCTGTGGGTCCTGTATACACCGCAGCCCTGA AGAATGATGTTCCCACTGCATCGGCCTATG GAGGCAGTGAGCCATTGAACAGGGACAATATGAACGTGGCTGGAGTGGTAGTGGGGGTCATTTTTGCCACCGGCGGTGCTGTGTTGATGGTTATGGCTGGATGGTTTGTGCTGAAGAAGTTTTTCTGGGCCGGTGGTCTGCCTCGGGCTTTCCACTAA
- the zgc:162608 gene encoding apolipoprotein A-IV, which yields MNLQFVTLALAFATTAAFPLNDEVSRESFSLQRDNQATDKKKFDKDSNGMWKNHVVSSDLYSQDSNNPMAAELRRKLSMESERLRARLKQELAELRERLSPYPSHPKHTLANVKEFLAPFTKQLQTALQSNTQELCEKLNLNLQDLNPEEATLYQEAVQRITQALDESHQKRTAAFEDFKTKAFEAVEEERDSSGKELWEEVTARLGQEVCTFSLEVQGKVAALKIALAGHLASAQPPRDVMASKVDQFCQNSSARNQQFISNLDLQMTTLQENQSHGESSGFHQTNIESIQEDFSTRLTALLQDIVHTLN from the exons atgaatcTGCAATTTGTTACTTTGGCTTTGGCCTTTGCTACCACAGCAG CATTTCCACTCAACGATGAGGTCAGCCGAGAATCATTTAGTTTACAGAGAGACAATCAGGCCACAGACAAGAAAAAATTTGACAAAGACTCAAA TGGTATGTGGAAGAACCATGTGGTGAGCAGTGACCTTTACTCCCAGGACTCTAACAACCCCATGGCGGCTGAACTGAGACGCAAGCTGAGCATGGAGTCTGAGCGGCTGAGGGCTCGTCTAAAGCAGGAGCTTGCTGAGCTGAGGGAGAGACTCTCTCCTTACCCCagccacccaaaacacaccctgGCCAATGTCAAGGAGTTCCTGGCCCCCTTCACTAAGCAGCTCCAGACCGCTCTTCAGTCAAATACTCAGGAGCTCTGTGAGAAACTCAATCTGAACCTCCAGGACCTGAACCCAGAGGAAGCCACGCTTTACCAGGAGGCAGTGCAGAGGATCACGCAAGCTTTGGATGAAAGCCACCAAAAAAGGACTGCAGCCTTTGAGGACtttaaaacaaaagcatttgaGGCAGTAGAGGAGGAAAGAGACAGCAGTGGAAAGGAACTTTGGGAGGAAGTCACTGCCAGGCTGGGACAGGAAGTGTGCACCTTCAGTTTAGAGGTACAAGGGAAGGTGGCAGCACTGAAGATAGCTTTGGCAGGCCATCTTGCCTCAGCACAGCCTCCAAGGGATGTGATGGCTTCAAAAGTGGATCAGTTCTGCCAGAATTCCTCAGCTCGGAATCAACAGTTTATTTCTAACTTAGACCTACAGATGACCACTCTCCAAGAAAACCAGAGTCATGGTGAATCATCCGGTTTCCATCAGACAAACATAGAGTCCATACAAGAGGATTTCTCCACTAGACTCACAGCCCTATTACAAGACATCGTACACACTCTAAATTAA
- the si:dkey-103g5.4 gene encoding uncharacterized protein si:dkey-103g5.4 yields MGIAQRRQLLLRPDWLMIGGLLVGAVVVLCLCVTILILFREYGWPEKLPAQARYRDLQLRYNMDDYSSKGSRVVALKKTHRNLQVGLTEDSVQRAVALVSNEFWDYEEQVDLEAFSSSTFYDILLKHSVSVTVRLGQLRGEVKQLYQGVLGKLRELHPGWRMFGGKTEGLERQVEQEMVRRRALGNQLTQLLDSQLQILRVEMRAQQAMQKTLRARLRESARLLRLLAEGQTSLWEKHIKQHVLERVAVLADEMTEMVSVESQRQGAWVVLKEGTGAQLLCPATGSVLSREDVIAPDGSVRACDAVHVDPITGLIQPNSNAHMLLASGHSMPVPPDFFLHPQTGKLLPVAGNVGFDPASSTLVFIADACVGEVGKWESPLLPFIPYPPSRHAEIHAASKLRGLRSGQRLVLGGPMCDYDTGVLVPILAVTIHPQTGLVYPLGGVHMCPISRMRLPIQIGSPMLDPRTGNLVLITGISLDPHTGAVLPVGGLLLGESFIEPLSGRMVRVGGGSVRGGKVVPHAGGFQALLDSQALGACLRVAELLQGCSEEWSSAAADLQGDLDRLSAATSELEQAWKSSQHCMLQLLSRLEAVQEQARGVAENGGSVGEIKPPGIELSLPALPGLEYPDPGGSGLNVPVLGAQLDWVSGYMVPVAGTMEDADGKGLVPIRFGAQTVDPVTGVLAPVVGVNLDVWKRTVVPVTVSQILTLGENPDSVMVETLQKESSVRGNYWREQTLKEEEMVGDFDRAVKHYLSTSVHESECIDWMDTDRQLRETAAEIQESAQCEAQRKALQNSQLSLLLPAHVLHALTGGDEEEWEQQCYWHTGLKSVLNRVSVSMERLQTDRDQLSVQETQHLDEEQELWEQLMQRQAELDAVLSSLHCARLVCQLRADTAQSLVSGTFWFKDFGVLKPKGVRNPLKVIAMTQQKILPRLERLIQLLEESKALGQSTSTQRQQSSGKRAFGRDSASRAWTESASIVKGVSTQSFKDQIKTPSASEQNATVPSLPLSNPSSTQKSQEKTHLNYSQDVQSLQEPGLSAYISIPKLAEQDWSRLVALSPLFQLMKEVEQQLRDSARDRGMLKIQPSGAGRSFMDFMDAQWECEGELILVSSETLNPRELLLYQHGQFLLQHLHLHKMIPAVTLQLASSLPFNDYNNNAFRNSFYYEEGERTLFVHSRRLQSVGGLSLLLMHCAAHISTGQMRTDSAPAFQRAFFKALQVGLSELLHARLGQTDSPDVERKYLASDAALDGLLLERVQKPSPGIFSEDEVLVHLRKYREASVYREVESLLKESPKSLEINHLNTDPSVSDGPDSQDAAPT; encoded by the exons ATGGGCATCGCGCAGAGGCGCCAGCTATTGCTCCGCCCTGATTGGCTGATGATTGGTGGGCTTTTAGTTGGAGCTGTGGTAGTCTTGTGCTTGTGCGTCACAATATTG ATCCTGTTCAGGGAGTACGGCTGGCCTGAGAAACTGCCAGCTCAGGCCAGGTACCGTGATCTGCAGCTCAGGTACAACATGGATGACTATTCATCAAAGGGCTCCAGGGTGGTGGCTCTGAAAAAAACACACCGAAACCTGCAGGTGGGGTTGACAGAGGATTCGGTGCAGAGAG CGGTGGCTCTGGTGTCAAATGAGTTCTGGGACTATGAAGAGCAAGTGGATCTCGAAGCCTTCAGTTCCAGCACCTTCTACGACATCCTGCTCAAGCACAGCGTGTCTGTCACAGTACGTCTCGGACAGCTCAGAGGAGAG GTGAAGCAGCTCTACCAGGGGGTGCTGGGGAAGTTGAGAGAGCTCCACCCTGGCTGGAGGATGTTTGGAGGGAAAACTGAAGGTCTGGAGAGACAGGTGGAGCAAGAGATGGTGCGACGAAGAGCGCTGGGCAATCAGCTGACACAGCTACTGGACAGTCAGCTGCAGATCCTGCGGGTGGAGATGAGAGCACAGCAGGCCATGCAGAAGACCTTAAGAGCACGACTGAGGGAGAGCGCCAGGCTTCTCAGACTGCTGGCTGAGGGTCAGACCTCGCTCTGGGAAAAGCACATCAAGCAACA TGTTCTGGAGCGAGTAGCTGTGCTTGCTGATGAGATGACAGAGATGGTATCGGTGGAGAGCCAGAGGCAGGGAGCCTGGGTTGTGCTCAAAGAAGGCACTGGAGCACAGCTATTATGCCCTGCTACTGGATCAGTCCTCAGTAGGGAAGACGTCATTG CTCCTGACGGATCTGTTAGGGCTTGTGATGCTGTTCATGTAGACCCCATCACAGGCCTCATTCAACCCAACTCTAATGCCCATATGTTACTGGCCAGTGGGCACAGCATGCCAGTGCCCCCAGACTTCTTCCTGCACCCCCAGACTGGCAAACTACTGCCTGTGGCGGGAAATGTGGGCTTTGATCCTGCTTCCTCCACCCTTGTCTTTATAGCCGATGCTTGTGTGG GTGAGGTGGGAAAATGGGAATCACCTCTGCTGCCTTTCATTCCGTACCCTCCGTCCCGCCATGCTGAAATCCATGCTGCTTCCAAACTACGGGGGCTTCGTTCAGGCCAAAGGCTGGTGCTCGGAGGACCCATGTGTGACTATGACACTGGTGTTTTGGTGCCTATTCTAGCAGTCACCATCCATCCACAAACAGGATTGGTTTATCCTTTGGGTGGCGTGCACATGTGTCCCATCTCGCGCATGCGGCTGCCCATTCAGATTGGCTCTCCCATGCTGGACCCACGTACAGGCAACCTGGTGCTCATCACAGGGATCAGTCTTGATCCCCATACAG GGGCTGTACTTCCAGTTGGGGGGCTCCTCCTGGGCGAGTCCTTCATCGAGCCCTTGAGCGGCCGGATGGTGCGGGTTGGTGGAGGCAGTGTGCGAGGAGGGAAGGTGGTGCCTCATGCTGGGGGTTTCCAGGCTCTGCTAGACAGCCAGGCTCTGGGCGCCTGCCTGCGGGTGGCGGAGCTCCTGCAAGGTTGCAGCGAGGAGTGGAGCTCAGCAGCTGCAGATCTACAAGGTGACCTGGATAGACTCTCTGCAGCAACATCTGAGCTGGAGCAGGCCTGGAAAAGCAGCCAACACTGTATGTTGCAGCTGCTGAGTCGTCTGGAAGCTGTACAGGAACAGGCCAGGGGTGTGGCCGAGAATGGTGGTAGTGTGG GGGAGATCAAGCCGCCTGGCATTGAGCTCTCCTTGCCAGCTCTACCCGGGTTGGAGTATCCTGACCCCGGAGGCTCGGGTTTGAATGTCCCAGTTCTCGGAGCTCAGTTGGACTGGGTGTCAGGCTACATGGTGCCTGTGGCAGGAACCATGGAGGATGCAGATGGTAAAG GGCTGGTTCCCATACGTTTTGGAGCACAAACGGTGGACCCAGTGACAGGGGTGCTGGCTCCAGTTGTGGGGGTAAATCTGGATGTTTGGAAGCGGACTGTGGTTCCTGTAACTGTGTctcaaattctgactttaggaGAAAACCCAGACAGTGTCATG GTGGAAACCCTCCAGAAGGAGAGCAGCGTACGGGGCAATTACTGGCGTGAGCAGACACTGAAGGAAGAAGAGATGGTGGGAGATTTTGACAGAGCCGTTAAACACTATCTATCTACTTCTGTACACGAGTCTGAATGT ATAGACTGGATGGACACAGACAGGCAGCTAAGGGAGACTGCCGCTGAGATTCAGGAAAGCGCTCAGTGTGAGGCCCAGAGAAAAGCTCTCCAGAACTCACAGTTATCTCTGCTCCTACCAGCCCATGTGTTACATGCTCTCACAGGAG GAGACGAGGAGGAGTGGGAGCAGCAGTGTTACTGGCACACAGGGCTTAAGTCCGTGCTGAACCGAGTGAGTGTGTCCATGGAGAGATTGCAGACAGACCGGGATCAGCTATCAGTACAGGAAACGCAGCATCTG GATGAGGAGCAGGAACTGTGGGAGCAATTAATGCAGAGACAAGCAGAGCTGGACGCTGTGCTTTCGTCTCTCCACTGTGCTCGTCTGGTCTGCCAGCTGCGTGCTGACACCGCGCAG TCTTTGGTGTCTGGCACATTCTGGTTTAAAGATTTTGGTGTGCTGAAGCCTAAGGGTGTCAGAAACCCTCTAAAAGTAATAGCCATGACTCAGCAGAAAATCCTTCCTCGGCTTGAACGACTTATTCAGCTGTTGGAGGAAAGCAAAGCACTTGGCCAGTCGACCAGCACACAGCGGCAACAGAGCTCTG GGAAGCGGGCGTTTGGCCGGGACAGTGCTTCCAGGGCATGGACCGAATCGGCATCTATTGTGAAAG GTGTCTCGACTCAGTCCTTTAAAGATCAAATCAAGACTCCGTCTGCGAGTGAACAGAATGCCACGGTGCCCTCTCTTCCTCTGTCAAACCCATCTTCCACTCAGAAAAGCCAGGAAAAAACACATCTAAACTACAGCCAAG ATGTCCAGTCTCTCCAGGAACCTGGTCTGTCCGCTTATATCAGTATCCCAAAGCTAGCAG AACAAGATTGGTCCAGACTAGTAGCGTTATCTCCTCTCTTCCAGCTGATGAAGGAAGTGGAGCAGCAGCTCAGGGATAGTGCCAGAGATAGAGGCATGCTGAAGATCCAGCCCTCAG GTGCAGGCCGGTCATTCATGGATTTTATGGATGCTCAGTGGGAGTGCGAGGGGGAGCTGATTCTAGTGAGCTCTGAAACACTCAACCCACGAGAGCTTCTGCTCTACCAGCATGGACAGTTTCTCCTCCAGCACCTTCACTTACATAAAATG ATACCAGCAGTAACACTTCAACTGGCTTCTAGTCTTCCTTTCAACGACTACAATAACAATGCTTTCCGCAACTCTTTCTATTATGAG GAGGGAGAGAGGACTCTGTTTGTTCACAGTCGGAGGTTGCAGTCGGTGGGCGGCCTCTCTCTGCTGCTCATGCACTGTGCTGCACACATTTCCACCGGTCAGATGAGGACAGACTCTGCTCCTGCTTTCCAAAGGGCCTTCTTTAAG GCTTTACAGGTGGGCCTAAGTGAGCTGTTGCACGCCAGACTGGGACAAACTGATAGTCCAGACGTTGAGAGGAAATATTTGGCATCGGATGCAGCTCTCGATGGTCTTCTGCTGGAAAGAGTGCAGAAGCCAAGTCCTGGGATTTTCTCAGAGGAT GAGGTTTTGGTGCATCTGCGCAAATACAGAGAGGCTTCAGTGTACCGTGAGGTTGAGAGTCTCCTGAAAGAGTCTCCTAAGAGCCTGGAGATCAACCACCTCAACACCGACCCGTCAGTCAGCGACGGCCCAGACAGCCAAGATGCCGCTCCTACATGA